The proteins below are encoded in one region of Gemmatimonadaceae bacterium:
- a CDS encoding pitrilysin family protein yields MFRFRPGLLAASLVPAAAIAAQGSPSPSVKQAGKAAINIPFEKYTLKNGLTVVLSEDHTTPTVAVEVVYHVGSKNEMAGHTGFAHMFEHVMFTGSGHVPYGTHDRFTEGVGGSNNGQTYYDWTRYWETDPSNYLETTLWLESDRMGFLLDSLDETKFKAQRDIVKNERRQSNDNQPYARDGEVISLAMYPNGHPHSWPVIGAMSDLSGASVEDVKRFFRLYYAPNNATLAIVGDIDRTQAKAWVEKYFNDIPRGQPIVRPKFGPPTLAGEKRLTFEDRVQIPRLTIRWPSADQASTDAPALRILASVLAGSRTARLTKPLVYDAQSAANVNAFQTGFEGAGEFSVIATPRPGHTLTELETQVDSILARVKNEGPTAEELERAKAGQEFQFLNGLQSNLGKAFELAEDQTFYNDPSYTFRVQYPRLQAVTAADVKRVAAKYLGDKRVVLSNVPMGKTDLASHADKSTVVTDPLTEITTGIKP; encoded by the coding sequence ATGTTCCGTTTTCGTCCCGGTCTCCTGGCCGCGTCGCTCGTGCCCGCGGCCGCGATCGCCGCGCAAGGCTCCCCTTCCCCGTCCGTGAAGCAGGCGGGGAAAGCGGCGATCAACATCCCGTTCGAGAAGTACACGCTCAAGAATGGGCTCACCGTGGTTCTCTCCGAGGACCACACCACGCCGACGGTCGCCGTCGAAGTGGTGTACCACGTCGGATCGAAGAACGAGATGGCGGGGCACACCGGCTTCGCGCACATGTTCGAGCACGTGATGTTCACCGGCTCGGGCCACGTCCCCTACGGTACGCACGATCGTTTCACCGAAGGCGTGGGGGGGAGCAACAACGGCCAGACGTATTATGACTGGACGCGGTACTGGGAGACCGATCCGTCGAATTACCTCGAGACCACGCTCTGGCTCGAGTCGGATCGCATGGGCTTCCTCCTCGACTCGCTCGACGAGACGAAGTTCAAGGCGCAGCGCGACATCGTGAAGAACGAACGCCGACAGAGCAACGACAACCAGCCGTACGCGCGCGACGGCGAAGTGATCAGCCTCGCGATGTACCCGAACGGCCATCCGCATTCGTGGCCGGTCATCGGCGCGATGAGCGATCTTTCCGGCGCCTCGGTGGAGGATGTCAAGCGCTTCTTCCGCCTCTACTACGCGCCGAACAACGCGACGCTCGCGATCGTCGGCGACATCGACCGCACGCAAGCCAAGGCGTGGGTCGAGAAATACTTCAACGACATTCCGCGCGGACAGCCCATCGTGCGCCCCAAGTTCGGACCGCCCACGCTCGCGGGCGAGAAGCGGCTGACCTTCGAGGACCGGGTGCAGATTCCGCGGCTCACCATCCGTTGGCCGTCGGCGGACCAAGCCAGCACCGACGCGCCGGCCTTGCGCATTCTCGCCAGCGTGCTCGCCGGGTCGCGCACCGCCCGCCTCACGAAGCCGCTCGTCTACGACGCGCAGTCGGCCGCCAACGTGAACGCGTTCCAGACCGGATTCGAGGGCGCCGGAGAATTCAGCGTCATCGCGACGCCGAGGCCGGGACACACACTCACCGAGCTCGAGACGCAAGTCGACTCGATTCTCGCGCGCGTCAAGAACGAGGGACCGACCGCCGAAGAGCTGGAGCGCGCCAAGGCCGGCCAGGAATTCCAGTTCCTCAACGGGCTCCAGTCGAATCTCGGCAAGGCATTCGAGCTGGCGGAGGATCAGACTTTTTATAACGACCCGAGCTACACCTTCCGCGTCCAGTACCCGCGTCTTCAGGCGGTGACCGCGGCCGACGTCAAGCGCGTCGCTGCGAAATACCTCGGCGACAAACGCGTCGTGTTGAGCAACGTGCCGATGGGCAAGACCGATCTCGCCTCGCACGCCGACAAGAGCACGGTCGTCACCGATCCGCTCACCGAAATCACCACGGGGATCAAGCCATGA
- a CDS encoding pitrilysin family protein, which translates to MTRIFHPVVAALASLTLVAPISAQQKAVQSGNTSKSTLDRTKIPTAAKAADLRVPSWTKATLADGAELVVSEKHDLPLVSFSINFVGGAAQYEPAGKTGLGSIVGQMLTEGTTHRTGDQISNDLQLLGTGIGAGVGSESGRVGFTSTADKFEKTLAILADVLENPSFPQEALDRLKGRLNVQLLQNRDRTTGIAGVVFPKVLYTTDHPYGVSLTPETLASITRDDVASFYKSYFQPGRAIITVVGDITPAAAKAAVDRELAGWASGGSMPKFTYPAVPASKPTTIYLVDKPGAAQSTFAIGAPGPARDTPDYYAIRVMNEMLGVLFQSRLNHNIREVKGYSYGVFSNFAFGKGPGAFRAGGDIVTAKSDSALIEFMKELRDIRGPRPPTDDELKQAKASLVQSLPENFASVNGINASIGQLYVQGLPQDYYQQFARAVNAVTADDVVRVAKTYIDPDHLAIVIVGDRTKIEAPLAATNIAPIVHLDVNGNVVDR; encoded by the coding sequence ATGACGCGCATCTTCCATCCGGTCGTCGCCGCGCTCGCGTCGTTGACGCTCGTGGCCCCGATTTCCGCGCAGCAGAAAGCCGTGCAGTCGGGAAACACGTCCAAGTCGACGCTCGATCGCACCAAGATTCCGACCGCGGCCAAAGCCGCCGATCTGCGCGTTCCGTCGTGGACGAAGGCGACCCTGGCCGACGGCGCCGAGTTGGTGGTGTCGGAAAAGCACGACCTGCCGCTCGTCTCCTTCTCGATCAATTTCGTCGGCGGTGCGGCGCAGTACGAGCCGGCGGGCAAGACCGGGCTCGGCTCGATCGTCGGACAGATGCTCACCGAGGGCACGACGCATCGCACCGGCGACCAGATCTCCAACGATCTCCAGTTGCTGGGCACGGGAATCGGCGCCGGGGTCGGCTCGGAATCGGGGCGTGTCGGATTTACCTCGACGGCCGACAAGTTCGAGAAGACGCTCGCGATCCTGGCTGACGTGCTCGAGAACCCGAGCTTCCCGCAGGAGGCGCTCGACCGTCTCAAGGGACGCCTCAACGTGCAACTGCTTCAGAACCGCGACCGCACGACCGGCATCGCGGGGGTCGTCTTTCCGAAAGTGCTGTACACGACCGATCACCCGTACGGCGTCTCCCTCACGCCGGAGACGCTCGCCTCGATCACGCGCGACGACGTCGCGTCGTTCTACAAGTCGTACTTCCAGCCGGGGCGCGCGATCATCACCGTCGTCGGTGACATCACGCCCGCGGCCGCGAAAGCGGCGGTCGATCGTGAGCTCGCCGGTTGGGCGAGCGGCGGCTCGATGCCAAAGTTCACGTATCCGGCGGTGCCCGCATCCAAGCCGACGACGATCTATCTCGTCGACAAGCCCGGCGCCGCGCAGTCGACGTTCGCCATCGGAGCTCCGGGTCCCGCTCGCGACACGCCCGACTACTACGCGATTCGCGTGATGAACGAGATGCTCGGCGTCCTCTTCCAGTCGCGGCTCAACCACAACATCCGCGAAGTGAAGGGCTACAGTTACGGCGTCTTCTCGAACTTCGCGTTCGGCAAGGGGCCCGGCGCCTTCCGCGCGGGCGGCGACATCGTTACGGCGAAATCGGACAGCGCGCTCATCGAGTTCATGAAAGAGCTGCGCGACATCCGGGGTCCGCGCCCGCCGACCGACGACGAGCTCAAACAGGCGAAGGCGAGCCTCGTGCAGAGTCTGCCCGAGAATTTCGCGTCCGTCAACGGCATCAACGCCAGCATTGGCCAGCTGTACGTGCAGGGGCTGCCGCAGGACTACTACCAACAGTTCGCGCGTGCCGTGAACGCCGTCACCGCCGACGACGTTGTTCGGGTCGCCAAGACGTATATCGACCCCGACCACCTCGCGATCGTCATCGTCGGCGACCGCACAAAAATCGAAGCTCCGCTCGCCGCGACCAACATCGCGCCGATCGTGCACCTCGACGTGAACGGGAACGTGGTAGACCGTTAG
- a CDS encoding MATE family efflux transporter, protein MSNSAESAIVVPGDAGAADAAHAPPPPLSLGAAIREALRGTHRDFTEGTVAHAILILAIPMVLEMIMESVFAVCDVFFVSKLGASAVATVGLTESWVTLVFALAMGLAIATSATVARRTGERDREGAARAATQGILLGLALAAILGVIGGALAPQALRVMGASPDVVAQGTGYARVMLGGNVTIVMLFLINAIFRGAGDAAIAMRVLWLANAINIVLGPCLIFGLGPFPRLGVTGAAIATNIGRGTGALFALSRLLKPGSRIDIHVRHLKIEPALIGKLLQLAWSAALQFLIGMGSWIALVRILSSFGSDTLAGYTIGIRVIMFTILPASGVANAAATMVGQALGARKPERAEQAVKIAGKYNMFVLTAVGVVLGLGAPLIAHVFTSDPEVASNATNLLRVVAFGYPLYGWGMVFGQSFNGAGDTRTPTLLNLAVFWCWEIPLAFVLAIVFKLGPFGVFVAMAIAFSTYALAGRWAFNRGTWKLRRI, encoded by the coding sequence ATGTCCAATTCCGCCGAGAGCGCCATCGTGGTGCCGGGCGACGCAGGGGCGGCCGATGCCGCGCACGCGCCGCCGCCCCCACTCTCGCTCGGGGCGGCCATACGCGAAGCGCTGCGCGGCACGCATCGCGACTTCACCGAAGGCACCGTCGCGCACGCGATCCTGATCCTCGCCATTCCGATGGTGCTGGAGATGATCATGGAGAGCGTGTTCGCCGTCTGCGACGTGTTCTTCGTCTCCAAGCTCGGCGCGAGCGCGGTTGCCACGGTCGGTCTCACCGAGTCGTGGGTCACGCTCGTGTTCGCGCTCGCCATGGGATTGGCGATCGCGACGTCGGCGACCGTTGCGCGCCGCACCGGCGAACGCGACCGAGAGGGCGCGGCGCGCGCGGCCACGCAGGGCATTCTGCTCGGCCTGGCGCTGGCCGCGATCCTCGGCGTCATCGGCGGCGCGCTCGCACCGCAAGCGTTGCGTGTGATGGGCGCGTCACCCGACGTCGTCGCGCAAGGCACGGGCTACGCCCGCGTCATGCTCGGCGGCAACGTCACGATCGTCATGCTGTTCCTGATCAACGCGATCTTCCGTGGCGCGGGAGACGCGGCGATCGCCATGCGCGTGCTGTGGCTGGCGAACGCGATCAACATCGTGCTCGGACCGTGTCTCATCTTCGGACTCGGGCCGTTCCCGCGGCTTGGCGTGACCGGTGCGGCGATCGCGACCAACATCGGCCGGGGAACGGGCGCGTTGTTCGCGCTGTCGCGGCTTCTCAAGCCGGGATCGCGTATCGACATCCACGTTCGCCATCTCAAGATCGAACCCGCGCTGATCGGAAAGTTGCTGCAGCTCGCCTGGTCGGCGGCGCTTCAGTTCCTGATCGGCATGGGGAGTTGGATCGCGCTCGTGCGAATTCTGTCGAGCTTCGGCAGCGACACGCTCGCCGGATACACGATCGGCATTCGCGTCATCATGTTCACGATCTTGCCGGCGTCGGGCGTCGCGAATGCGGCGGCGACGATGGTCGGCCAGGCGCTCGGTGCTCGAAAGCCGGAGCGCGCCGAGCAGGCGGTGAAGATCGCGGGCAAGTACAACATGTTCGTGCTGACGGCCGTCGGAGTCGTTTTGGGTCTCGGCGCTCCGCTCATCGCGCACGTGTTCACGTCGGACCCGGAGGTCGCGTCCAACGCGACAAACCTGTTGCGCGTCGTGGCGTTCGGGTACCCGCTGTACGGATGGGGGATGGTGTTCGGACAGTCGTTCAACGGTGCGGGCGACACGCGGACGCCGACGCTGCTGAACCTGGCCGTGTTCTGGTGTTGGGAGATCCCGCTCGCGTTCGTGCTGGCCATCGTGTTCAAGCTCGGCCCGTTCGGCGTCTTCGTCGCGATGGCGATCGCGTTCTCGACGTACGCATTGGCCGGCAGGTGGGCGTTCAACCGCGGAACCTGGAAGCTCCGCCGGATCTGA
- a CDS encoding aspartate aminotransferase family protein — MSTLVSAPPSLDELWLPFTANRAFKRAPRLLVAASGMYYTAADGRQILDGTAGLWCVNAGHCRESITSAIREQAGVMDYAPPFQMGHPLAFELAQQLAGMLPGDLDHVFFGNSGSEAVDTALKIALAYWQAKGEPERVRFVGRARGYHGVGFGGVAVGGIESNRRQFAAQLPGAVDHLPHTHDPAANAFSKGQPRHGAQLADALEEIVSKRGAHTIAAVIVEPVAGSTGVLVPPVGYLERLREICDRHGILLIFDEVITGFGRTGSAFGATRFGVTPDMMTLAKGITNATVPMGAVCMRRGIYETVVDGAPAGIELFHGYTYSGHPLAAAAGLATLDLYKTDGLFERAASLEPVMADAVHSLRGAPHVIDVRNIGVVGGIELEPRPGAPGARGFEIFLKCFEAGVLVRSTADTIALSPPLIVEHDQIEQIVDTVRDALNTVA, encoded by the coding sequence ATGTCGACCTTAGTCTCCGCCCCCCCAAGCCTCGACGAGCTCTGGCTCCCCTTCACCGCCAACCGCGCCTTCAAACGCGCTCCTCGGCTGCTCGTCGCCGCCAGCGGTATGTACTACACCGCGGCCGACGGTCGCCAGATTCTCGACGGCACCGCCGGGCTTTGGTGCGTGAACGCCGGGCATTGCCGGGAATCGATCACGTCGGCGATCCGCGAACAAGCGGGCGTGATGGACTACGCGCCGCCCTTCCAGATGGGACATCCGCTGGCGTTCGAGCTCGCGCAACAGCTCGCGGGCATGCTTCCCGGCGATCTCGATCACGTCTTCTTCGGCAACTCCGGCTCCGAGGCCGTGGATACGGCGCTCAAGATCGCCCTCGCCTATTGGCAGGCCAAGGGTGAGCCCGAGCGCGTACGCTTCGTCGGACGCGCCCGCGGTTACCACGGCGTCGGGTTTGGCGGAGTCGCCGTCGGCGGCATCGAGTCGAATCGCCGGCAGTTCGCCGCCCAGCTGCCCGGCGCGGTCGATCACCTCCCGCACACGCACGACCCCGCGGCCAACGCGTTCTCGAAGGGCCAGCCTCGGCACGGCGCGCAGCTCGCCGACGCGCTCGAGGAGATCGTGAGCAAGCGCGGCGCGCACACCATCGCCGCGGTGATCGTAGAACCGGTGGCGGGATCGACGGGCGTACTCGTTCCGCCGGTCGGTTACCTCGAGCGGCTGCGCGAGATCTGCGACCGCCACGGCATCCTTCTCATCTTCGACGAGGTCATCACCGGCTTCGGAAGAACCGGCTCGGCGTTCGGCGCGACGAGATTTGGTGTGACGCCGGACATGATGACGCTGGCGAAAGGCATCACCAACGCCACCGTGCCGATGGGCGCCGTGTGCATGCGACGCGGCATCTATGAAACCGTCGTCGACGGCGCTCCAGCGGGAATCGAGCTCTTTCACGGGTACACGTACTCCGGCCATCCGCTCGCCGCTGCCGCCGGTCTCGCGACGCTCGATCTCTATAAGACGGACGGACTCTTCGAGCGCGCCGCGTCGCTCGAACCCGTCATGGCCGACGCGGTGCATTCGCTGCGCGGAGCACCGCACGTGATCGACGTTCGAAACATCGGTGTGGTGGGCGGCATCGAGCTCGAGCCGCGCCCGGGCGCGCCCGGCGCGCGCGGGTTCGAGATCTTCCTCAAATGCTTCGAGGCGGGCGTCCTGGTTCGCTCGACCGCGGACACGATCGCGCTGTCGCCGCCGCTCATCGTCGAGCACGATCAAATCGAACAGATCGTCGACACGGTGCGCGACGCGCTCAACACAGTTGCCTAG
- a CDS encoding c-type cytochrome, with protein MHAGRSIARRRVATAGTAITFAALVGCTLQEVGRTDTTTATAQRTTARPYNAETWQPPVVDSTPDDPLEVSIYRGLALLTHTHDSLPNFAGGNLVCTSCHLDEGRRPNAAPLMGVMARFPKFLDRAGAVVPIEDRVNYCFTRSLSGSKLPPDSREMQDIVAYLAYISKGVPTGEHVRGEGFATMPKLFGDPATGHKLFTENCARCHGNDGAGIGPAPSLWGPKSFSIAASMARVERAASFIRHNMPFDKPGSLTDQQAYDIAAYVVSMPRPDQPGKDLDWPTGGAPSDVPYDTKGHKAFHPPKVLPRANPANTIVGNPPSVIHK; from the coding sequence ATGCACGCTGGCCGGAGCATCGCTCGACGTCGCGTCGCGACGGCCGGCACGGCGATCACCTTCGCGGCCCTCGTCGGCTGCACGCTCCAGGAAGTCGGTCGTACGGATACCACCACCGCCACTGCGCAACGCACGACGGCGCGGCCGTACAACGCCGAGACGTGGCAGCCACCGGTCGTCGACAGCACGCCCGACGATCCGCTCGAGGTGTCGATCTACCGCGGATTGGCGCTCCTCACGCACACGCACGACAGCCTGCCCAACTTCGCCGGCGGAAATCTCGTCTGCACCAGTTGTCATCTGGATGAAGGCCGGCGCCCAAACGCCGCCCCGCTGATGGGCGTCATGGCGCGCTTCCCCAAGTTCCTCGACCGCGCCGGCGCCGTCGTCCCGATCGAGGATCGCGTCAACTACTGTTTCACGCGGAGTCTCTCCGGATCGAAGCTGCCGCCGGACAGCCGCGAGATGCAGGACATCGTCGCGTACCTCGCCTACATATCGAAGGGCGTCCCGACGGGAGAACACGTGCGCGGCGAGGGTTTCGCCACGATGCCAAAGCTGTTCGGTGACCCGGCCACCGGGCACAAGCTCTTCACCGAGAACTGCGCGCGATGCCACGGCAACGACGGCGCGGGGATCGGGCCGGCGCCATCGCTCTGGGGACCCAAGTCGTTCAGCATCGCCGCGTCGATGGCCCGAGTCGAGCGCGCGGCATCGTTCATTCGGCACAACATGCCGTTCGACAAGCCGGGATCGCTCACCGACCAGCAGGCGTACGACATCGCGGCCTACGTCGTGTCGATGCCTCGTCCGGACCAACCGGGCAAAGACCTCGATTGGCCGACCGGCGGCGCTCCGTCGGACGTGCCGTACGACACGAAAGGACACAAGGCCTTCCACCCGCCCAAGGTTCTCCCGCGCGCGAATCCGGCGAACACGATCGTCGGAAATCCGCCGTCCGTCATTCACAAGTAG
- the soxC gene encoding sulfite dehydrogenase: MSHPQRPISRRSMIAGTAAATGGALLAKLPLPETADARQAPSAPALPAVGDPTKAPGAPTTAVGTRSPFVEPKRAPVGDVSGTTLAPLQDLAGTITPADLHFARIHSGVPTIDPAGHTLLIHGLVDRPMTFSVDDVKRFPAVTQIHFIECSGNGRTAYRAPRPDMTPQQVDGMTSQSEWTGVPLSLLLRETGVKSGAKWFLAEGGDSCLLARSIPIAKAHDDALIAWAQNGEPLRPEQGFPIRLLLPGFEGNTNVKWLRRIKLGTEPFMTRWETSKYTDPILGGKARQFSFEMDAKSIITSPAYPDRIAAPGWRAIRGLAWSGRGRITRVDVSTDGGASWQEAGLRTPAMPKAHVRFELPWRWAGDNSFLMSRATDETGYVQPTMAELRAARGPATEYHFNCIRGWRVARDGSVTFEANT; encoded by the coding sequence ATGAGCCACCCCCAACGACCGATCAGCCGGCGGTCGATGATCGCCGGGACGGCTGCCGCGACCGGTGGCGCGCTCCTGGCCAAGCTCCCCCTCCCCGAGACGGCCGACGCGCGGCAAGCGCCGAGCGCGCCCGCGCTCCCGGCCGTCGGCGATCCGACCAAGGCGCCCGGCGCGCCGACGACGGCCGTCGGCACGCGATCGCCGTTCGTCGAGCCCAAGCGCGCGCCCGTCGGCGACGTCTCAGGCACGACGCTCGCCCCGCTCCAGGATCTGGCAGGCACGATCACTCCCGCCGATCTCCATTTCGCGCGCATCCATTCCGGCGTTCCCACGATTGATCCCGCGGGTCACACGTTGCTCATCCACGGGCTGGTCGATCGGCCGATGACTTTCAGCGTCGACGACGTCAAGCGCTTCCCCGCCGTCACGCAGATTCACTTCATCGAGTGCTCGGGGAACGGACGCACCGCGTACCGCGCCCCCCGTCCGGACATGACGCCGCAGCAGGTCGACGGGATGACGAGCCAGAGCGAGTGGACCGGTGTCCCGCTGTCGTTGCTGCTTCGAGAGACAGGCGTCAAATCCGGCGCGAAGTGGTTTCTCGCCGAGGGCGGCGACTCGTGTCTGCTCGCCCGCAGCATCCCGATCGCCAAGGCGCACGACGACGCGCTCATTGCCTGGGCGCAGAACGGCGAGCCGCTGCGGCCGGAGCAAGGATTTCCGATTCGCTTGCTGCTCCCCGGTTTCGAGGGCAACACCAACGTCAAATGGCTTCGCCGCATCAAGCTTGGCACCGAGCCGTTCATGACTCGCTGGGAAACCTCCAAATACACCGACCCGATACTCGGCGGCAAAGCGCGCCAGTTCAGCTTCGAGATGGACGCGAAGTCGATCATCACGAGCCCGGCGTATCCCGATCGCATCGCCGCCCCCGGCTGGCGTGCGATCCGCGGACTGGCCTGGAGCGGCCGGGGACGGATCACACGGGTGGACGTGAGCACCGATGGCGGCGCCAGCTGGCAAGAGGCAGGGCTCCGCACGCCCGCCATGCCGAAAGCGCACGTGCGATTCGAGCTTCCGTGGCGCTGGGCCGGTGATAATAGTTTTCTAATGAGCCGAGCGACCGACGAGACGGGGTACGTGCAGCCGACGATGGCCGAGCTACGCGCCGCGCGCGGTCCGGCGACCGAGTACCACTTCAATTGCATCCGCGGCTGGCGCGTCGCGCGCGACGGCTCCGTGACGTTCGAGGCGAACACGTGA
- a CDS encoding cytochrome c has translation MNGAIVLSGLCVLVAACAPQTRDASVGAGLPANLGLGAAATAAQVAAVDVEVGPDGAGLPAGSGTPEQGKSVYLMNCATCHGNDGEGHPPLAPQIIGGPRGSFNFANDPTMTRTIGNYWPYATTVFDYVRRAMPFGAPRSLTNDQYYAVTAYLLEREGIIQPGTIMDAKSLPAVQMPARSHFVVDDRAGSMGGKAVR, from the coding sequence GTGAACGGCGCCATTGTGTTGTCCGGGCTGTGCGTCCTCGTCGCTGCGTGCGCGCCGCAAACGCGCGACGCCTCCGTCGGCGCCGGTCTGCCCGCCAACCTCGGACTCGGCGCGGCCGCGACGGCCGCCCAGGTCGCGGCCGTCGACGTGGAGGTCGGCCCCGACGGCGCCGGCCTCCCGGCCGGCTCGGGGACGCCGGAACAAGGCAAGTCGGTCTACCTGATGAATTGCGCGACCTGCCACGGCAACGACGGCGAAGGCCACCCGCCGCTGGCTCCCCAGATCATCGGCGGTCCGCGCGGCTCTTTCAACTTCGCGAACGACCCGACGATGACGCGGACGATCGGCAATTACTGGCCGTACGCCACGACGGTGTTCGACTACGTCCGCCGCGCCATGCCCTTTGGCGCGCCCCGCTCGCTGACCAACGACCAGTACTACGCCGTCACGGCCTACCTGCTCGAGCGCGAAGGCATCATCCAGCCCGGCACGATCATGGATGCGAAGTCACTGCCGGCGGTCCAGATGCCGGCCCGCTCGCACTTCGTCGTTGACGATCGCGCGGGCTCAATGGGCGGCAAGGCCGTTCGCTGA